In Pseudomonadota bacterium, the genomic window TGAAGACTAGGTTCAATACGCGTAACTATTCCCTTGTAAATGTTGCTTTGCGTAATCTCTCTTGCAGCATTTTCAATTTGGAATTCTTCAAGTTTATTGTCTTTTACTTTTGCGATTCTGCATTCGGCAGTATCTACCGCATTTATTATAATTTTGCTGCTCATATGTATTTTCCGAAAAGTACGTTATATGCCATTATTTTTTGTGTATAAAATCATATAGATTTTTGCATGAATAAGCAATTGATAGTTGTAAGTCAATTAATTTTTACAGCAAAGCCTGATTTGAAGCAGATGAAATTGAATCATCCGGCACAAACTGTTCACCTGATGGAATTTTAAACCCAAAAACAGGAAAAACTTTCGAGGGCAACAAATATAGCAAATGACTTCAAACGGAGAGTGTGAATATATATATACTTGAAATACTATCTTATTCGTAATGAATTTTGATTGCCCTGAATTATTGCGATTTTTTGGCACGAATGTTGAAAGATTTATTTTGGCAGTTCGTAAAAAATCTGTTGCCAGGCATGGGGTGATCTGCCCGAACCAGATATTTTGATATATGCCGAACAATAAAATGTAGCGCTATAAGGATTTCTTTATGGGCAATAAAACAATTTATAATAAATTAGATAAAACACCTTCCGATCATGATTTGTTGAAAACAATTAGCGAACCTCATGATAAGAAGCCAAACTGGCTGCAATTAGTTATTGATAGTTTGCCACAGCATATTTTCTGGAAGGATCAAAATGGTATTTATTTAGGTTGCAACGAAAATTTTGCTCAAGAGGCAGGCATTGATAATAAAGCCGATATTGTGGGAAAAACGGATTCAGATTTGGAATGGAATAATATTGATGTGAATTATAATGATGTTATTGAACGAAATATAATAGATAGCAATACTTCACAATACCATATTACAAACTCTCGTATCCGTGCTGACGGAAAACAAATCTGGATAGATACATGTAAGATTTTTATGCGTGATCATTACGGTAACATTATTGGAACATTAGTCAGTTATGAAAATATTACCGAACGCAAGGAAGCTGAAAGCGGAGTACAGCATTACCAGCAACAACTCGAGCGACTTGTTTCTGAACGAACTTTATATTTAGATAATGCGAATAAAGAGTTGAAGGAACAGCGTGATTTATTACAAACACTTATAGATGTCATTCCAAATCCAATATTTTATAAAGACACGGATGGGATATGTCTGGGTTGTAACTGTGCATTCGAAGAATATTTAGGAGAAAAGAGAGAATATTTAGTAGGAAAATCAGTTTTTGACATATTGCCAAAAGAAGCAGCCGAAAAGCACCATGAATACGATTTAGAAACTTTCAGCAATCCCGAACTACATCAGCAAACAGAAGAAGAGATCCTGCATAAAGACGGAAGCAAGCATTACCTTGTTTGCAACAAGGCTACATATAAGGATTCAAGTGGTAAAGTAGCCGGCCTTATAGGCATACTGAACGATATTACCGATCTCAAAAATACACAGGACTCACTGATTGAATTAGGCATTGAAAATGAAGCTTTAATTCGTTCAATTTCTTCATTTTTAATAGGAGTAGATTCAAACGGATTAATTACAGTCTGGAATAACATGGCGGAAAACATCTTTGGAATCAAATCTGAAGAAGTCAAGGGAATTCCCCTTAACGAATGCGGCTGTTTATGGGAATGGGAGAAGATAAAAGCCGGAATAAATCAATGCATAAACAGCCGCAAGCCTATCCGTGTTGATGATGTTGTTTTTGCAAAAGCAGATGGAAAATCCGGATATTTAGGGATAACATTAAATCCGATGTTTCTTGAAGAAACGGACCAGACCGGATTTTTATTAATGGGAGCTGATATTACAGAAAGAAAACAGATGGAACTTCAGTTCGCCCAGGCCAACAAACTTGAATCAATCGGACAACTGGCGGCTGGTATAGCTCATGAGATTAATACACCTATTCAGTATATCGGGGACAATATCCTTTTTTTGCGGGATACTTACAAAGATATAGAGAGCCTGATCAGGTATTTCCGTCAATTAATGGATGCCGTGAAAAATGGAAAGCAGACAGATAATATTGTTTATGAAGCCCAAAAGTCTATTGAAGAAATGGATCTGGATTATCTTACCAGAGAAATTCCTTTGGCCATACAACAAACACAGGAAGGTGTAGCGCAAGTCGCTAAGATTATTCGTTCCATGAAGGATTTCTCTCACCCCGGAGAAGATGCAAAAGCAGGCGTTGATATAAACCATGCCCTTGAAAATATCATTACCGTATCCCGAAATGAATGGAAATATGCTGCGGATATTGAGACAGATTTTGATGAATCTCTTCCTATGGTTTTCGGTCATGTAGGCGAACTGAACCAGGTTTTTTTAAATATAATAGTCAATGCTGCTCATGCTGTTTCTGATGTTGTGAATAAATCTCCGGATAAAAAGGGGGTTATTTATCTGTCAACCCGCAAAAAGAATGCCTGGGTGGAAATAACCATCAGGGATACTGGAACCGGAATACCTGAAAATATCCGGGCCAGGATTTTCGATCCGTTTTTCACAACAAAGGAAGTTGGAAAGGGGACAGGCCAGGGCCTGGCCATTTCTCATTCGATAATTGTACAAAAACACAGTGGCAGATTAAGTTTTGAAACGAAAGAAGGAGGCGGAACCGCTTTTACTATATGTCTTCCGGTTAGAGATGCCTCTGAACCTTTGGGTGGATAACGTGAAAACAAGAATACTTTTTGTAGATGACGAAGAGATGATATTACAAGGTCTTAAGCGTATGTTAAGACCTATGAAAGACAGCTGGGAAATGGCATTTGCCATAAACGGTTTTGAAGCATTGGAACTTATGGAAAAGCTGCCCTTTGATGTTGTTGTTTCTGATATGCGTATGCGTGAAATGGATGGTGCCGAACTTCTTGGCAGAGTGAGAAAGAAATATCCGCAAGTTGTCCGAATTATTCTCTCCGGTCAATCGGATAGCACTGCTGCCTTAAAATCCGTTAAATCGGCCCACCAGTATCTTGCAAAACCATGTGTTCCTGATGTACTGAAAAATACAATAAACAGGTCTATTGCATTACGCGATCTTCTCAAAAATGATAAACTGCAACGGCTTATTTCCAGTATGGATTCTTTGCCAAGCGCTCCAATTCTTTATTCCAAAATAATTGAGCTTCTTGGGCAACCTGAATGTTCGATAAAGGATATTGGAGAAACAATTGCTAAAGACCTTGGCATGACTGCTAAAATTCTTCAACTTGTCAATTCCTCTTTTTATGGCATCCCAAGGCACATATCATATGCTGAAGAAGCAGTAAGTCTTCTTGGTATTGATACTGTAAAAGCACTTATTCTTTCAATCGGCATATTTTCCAAGTATGAACACAATGATTCGTTTCCCTTTAAAATTGAATCACTGCTTAACCATAGTATAAAGACCGGAGCAATTGCCAAGAAATTGGCCCTTATGGAGAACCTCCCTAAATATATGGCAGACGAAACCTTTATATCCGGTGTGCTTCATGATGTCGGCAAACTGGTTCTCGCAGCCAATATGCCGGAGCAATATAGCGAGGCCCTTCACAGGGCAAAAAATCAAAATATTCCCGAAACCGAAGTTGAGCGTGAAATATTTGGAACAACTCATTCTTTAGTAGGTGCATATTTAATAGGGCTTTGGGGAATGCCGGATATTATTGTAGAACTTGTCGCATTTCATCACTCTCCTGCATACTACACTATAGAAGGTTTTATTCCCTTAACCATTGTACATATGGCCAACGGGCTTGAACATTGTTTAGATCAACCGGATTTATCGGCAGAAAATATTCCAAACATTGATTACGATTATTTGGATAAAATCGGCTTAACCGAACGAATTGCCGGGTGGTATAAAATCGGCACCAGTATCAATTATGAAGGGCAAAGCAATGAATGAAAAAATTCTTATTGTAGATGATGATATTAATTTCCTGGACGGAATAAGGCGGCATTTGAGAAAAGATTTTAATCTGGATACTGTGCAGTATCCTGTTGAGGGGCTTGAAGTAATAAAAAAAAACGGCCATTATGCGGTAATTGTTTCCGACCTCCAGATGCCCAAAATGAACGGGATTGAATTTCTTATACAGGCAAAAGAAATTGCGCCGGATACAGTCCGTATAATGCTGACCGGCAATGCCGACCTCCATAAAACTATTCGGGCGGTCAATGAAGGGAATTTATTTCAATTTCTTACAAAGCCCTGTTCTCCGGATACTTTGAAAAATGTCATTAATCTTGGCATCAGACAATATAGATTGGTAATTGCCGAAAAGGAGCTTCTTGAAAAAACCCTTAAGGGGGCGATATCGGTATTAAACGAAATACTATCTCTGATAAATCCGGCAGCTTTTGGAAGGTCTTCAAGAATCAAACACCATGTCAAGAAGATTGCCAAAAAGCTCGGTCTTTCTAATATATGGTTGCTTGAAATGGCGGCCATGCTTTCGCAGATCGGATGCGTAATCCTGCCGGAGGAAGCACTGAAGAAACTATACAGAGGAGAAGAACTTTCCGGAGAAGACGCCCAGTTGTACGATATGCATCCTATGATAGCATCCGATCTGCTTACTAAAATTCCCCGTTTGGACAAACTGGCTGAGATCATACGTTATCAGGATAAATGCTTCGACGGATCAGGTAATCCTAAAGACAATCGGCAAGGAAATACTATTCCTGTTGGAGCAAGAATATTAAAAGCGGTTATCGATTTTGATATTTTAGAAGCAAAAGGAATTGAAAAACTTAAAATTATAAAACAGCTTAAAGAGTTGCCTGAAAAATATGATCCTGATGTATTGTCTGCCATGGAATATCTTGCCGGAGGTGGAGCAAAGCACGAAATATCCGATATGTTATTTGCCGATCTCAAAACCGGTATGATTCTAAACGAAGATGTACGATCAAAAGCCGGTCGTTTGCTGATATCAAGAGGGCATGAAGTCACTCCTGTTTTGCTTAGCCGCCTTAATAATTTTATAAAATCCGAAGGCGTTATCGAACCGGTCAGTGTGCTTATTAGCATATCCGATTCGGATAAGTTATAATCACGGCCGTATTTACTGCCTATGCTGAAATCACCCCTAAAAGCTTGACATAAAAAACAGTTCCGATAATATATCCAGCTATAAAAAAACCGGCTATTATTATTTTTTTGCGGAGGGAAATAATGAAAAAATTTTCATGGATGCTTATAATTGTTTTGATAATTGCTTTTCCGGGGTGTGCATATGTTAATGTCAAGACACCGTATGACACAGATCTGAATAAGACGGTTCTCGGAGATAAAGTGGGAGAGGCAAGCATTTATTCAATTTTATGGATTGTGGCCTGGGGTGATGCAAGTACGGCAGCTGCGGCACTAAACGGTAAAATTTCCGTGATCAATCATATGGACAGGCAGTCTGTCAGCATTCTTTTAGGTCTTTACTGCAAAAATACGACTATCGTTTATGGCGATTAACCTGAACCCCGGAAAAAAGAGTATGCAATTCATGCAAGGTATCCGTATTTTTTTTGCCATACTTTTAATAGTACCTGCTTTGACGGCGTGTATGCATCTTCGTCCAAAAGGATACGTTTATACTCATATCACAACTCCTTTAGATATCAATGCCGACAAGACGCCCATAGGGCCTGCCGAAAGCAAAAAAGGCGATATCAAACATATTCATTATCGTGTAGATATAAAGTGGGACAGCAATGCCATAGGAGATATTGCCAAGCAGAGCGGCTTGAATGAAGTATATTTTGCCGATATTGAAACGCTTAGCATCCTCAGTCTCTGGAGCCAGTACACCGTTCATGTCTATGGCAAATAATTTATAGCTGTTTCTTTTTTTTCTTTTCAATCAATGCTGCATGTGCAGCTGCAAGTCTTGCTACCGGAACCCTGAAGGGCGAACACGAAACATAAGTAAGCCCAAGTTCATGACAGAGCATAATGGATTTTGGATCTCCTCCGTGCTCGCCGCAAATACCGCATTCCATATCCGGTTTTACTGAACGCCCTTTCTTTATAGCGATTTTCATCAGCTCACCTACCCCATCCCTGTCAATAGTTGCAAAAGGGTTGTCCGGTAAAATGCCGGAACCAAGATATTCAACCAGAAACCCGGACTCGGCGTCATCTCTTGATATACCGTAAGTTGTCTGTGTTAAATCGTTTGTTCCAAAAGAGAAGAATGATGCGTATTCAGCAAGATGGTCAGCGGTTAAGGCTGCACGGGGAAGCTCAATCATGGTTCCAAACTGGTAATCAATTTGCATATCCTGTTCTTCCATGACCTTCAGAGCTTCAGCTTCAAGTGTTTCACGCTGTACTTTAAGTTCATTAACATGACTGGTAAGAGGTATCATAACTTTCGGATGAACCTTTACACCTTCTTTACTTACAATGCATGCGGCTTCAAAAATCGCCCGAACCTGCATTCTGGTCAGATCCGGAATACGAATCCCTAAGCGTACTCCTCTCATTCCAAGCATGGGATTATATTCCTGCAAGCTCTCAACACGCTTTAGAATATTTTCCTTAACTCTTATTTGCGAAAGCAGATCATTGATTTCATCAAGACTTGCGACTTTCTGTATTTTGATTTTTAAATCCGAAAGGTCACGCATAAGTTCAATGTT contains:
- a CDS encoding PAS domain S-box protein, with translation MGNKTIYNKLDKTPSDHDLLKTISEPHDKKPNWLQLVIDSLPQHIFWKDQNGIYLGCNENFAQEAGIDNKADIVGKTDSDLEWNNIDVNYNDVIERNIIDSNTSQYHITNSRIRADGKQIWIDTCKIFMRDHYGNIIGTLVSYENITERKEAESGVQHYQQQLERLVSERTLYLDNANKELKEQRDLLQTLIDVIPNPIFYKDTDGICLGCNCAFEEYLGEKREYLVGKSVFDILPKEAAEKHHEYDLETFSNPELHQQTEEEILHKDGSKHYLVCNKATYKDSSGKVAGLIGILNDITDLKNTQDSLIELGIENEALIRSISSFLIGVDSNGLITVWNNMAENIFGIKSEEVKGIPLNECGCLWEWEKIKAGINQCINSRKPIRVDDVVFAKADGKSGYLGITLNPMFLEETDQTGFLLMGADITERKQMELQFAQANKLESIGQLAAGIAHEINTPIQYIGDNILFLRDTYKDIESLIRYFRQLMDAVKNGKQTDNIVYEAQKSIEEMDLDYLTREIPLAIQQTQEGVAQVAKIIRSMKDFSHPGEDAKAGVDINHALENIITVSRNEWKYAADIETDFDESLPMVFGHVGELNQVFLNIIVNAAHAVSDVVNKSPDKKGVIYLSTRKKNAWVEITIRDTGTGIPENIRARIFDPFFTTKEVGKGTGQGLAISHSIIVQKHSGRLSFETKEGGGTAFTICLPVRDASEPLGG
- a CDS encoding TRL-like family protein is translated as MKKFSWMLIIVLIIAFPGCAYVNVKTPYDTDLNKTVLGDKVGEASIYSILWIVAWGDASTAAAALNGKISVINHMDRQSVSILLGLYCKNTTIVYGD
- a CDS encoding response regulator — translated: MNEKILIVDDDINFLDGIRRHLRKDFNLDTVQYPVEGLEVIKKNGHYAVIVSDLQMPKMNGIEFLIQAKEIAPDTVRIMLTGNADLHKTIRAVNEGNLFQFLTKPCSPDTLKNVINLGIRQYRLVIAEKELLEKTLKGAISVLNEILSLINPAAFGRSSRIKHHVKKIAKKLGLSNIWLLEMAAMLSQIGCVILPEEALKKLYRGEELSGEDAQLYDMHPMIASDLLTKIPRLDKLAEIIRYQDKCFDGSGNPKDNRQGNTIPVGARILKAVIDFDILEAKGIEKLKIIKQLKELPEKYDPDVLSAMEYLAGGGAKHEISDMLFADLKTGMILNEDVRSKAGRLLISRGHEVTPVLLSRLNNFIKSEGVIEPVSVLISISDSDKL
- a CDS encoding HDOD domain-containing protein, giving the protein MKTRILFVDDEEMILQGLKRMLRPMKDSWEMAFAINGFEALELMEKLPFDVVVSDMRMREMDGAELLGRVRKKYPQVVRIILSGQSDSTAALKSVKSAHQYLAKPCVPDVLKNTINRSIALRDLLKNDKLQRLISSMDSLPSAPILYSKIIELLGQPECSIKDIGETIAKDLGMTAKILQLVNSSFYGIPRHISYAEEAVSLLGIDTVKALILSIGIFSKYEHNDSFPFKIESLLNHSIKTGAIAKKLALMENLPKYMADETFISGVLHDVGKLVLAANMPEQYSEALHRAKNQNIPETEVEREIFGTTHSLVGAYLIGLWGMPDIIVELVAFHHSPAYYTIEGFIPLTIVHMANGLEHCLDQPDLSAENIPNIDYDYLDKIGLTERIAGWYKIGTSINYEGQSNE